One window of the Salvia splendens isolate huo1 chromosome 1, SspV2, whole genome shotgun sequence genome contains the following:
- the LOC121746129 gene encoding uncharacterized protein LOC121746129 isoform X3, producing the protein MVWEREKSTFKYFLCGILLLHSMCDLASRVPKIEQESHTIPNDMVLLHAVLVACSLQLLTVIVSPHYQEVAQVLTAYYKVYIFKEAAFVAVCVDVKYLQTNDSSRSASPTTEETLNHLWQHCYL; encoded by the exons ATGGTTTGGGAAAGGGAAAAATCCACGTTCAAGTATTTTCTATGTGGAATCCTTCTCTTACATTCTATGTGTGATCTTGCCTCTCGGGTGCCCAAAATTGAACAG GAATCTCACACCATTCCCAATGACATGGTTCTTCTTCATGCGGTTCTCGTAGCTTGCAGTCTACAATTGTTGACAGTCATTGTTTCTCCACATTACCAAGAGGTTGCTCAAGTATTGACTGCGTATTACAAG GTGTACATATTCAAAGAGGCAGCATTTGTTGCTGTTTGTGTAGATGTCAAGTATCTGCAGACCAACGATTCATCTAGAAGTGCATCCCCTACTACTGAAGAGACCTTGAATCATCTCTGGCAGCACT GTTATTTATAA
- the LOC121746129 gene encoding uncharacterized protein LOC121746129 isoform X2, with the protein MVWEREKSTFKYFLCGILLLHSMCDLASRVPKIEQESHTIPNDMVLLHAVLVACSLQLLTVIVSPHYQEVAQVLTAYYKVYIFKEAAFVAVCVDVKYLQTNDSSRSASPTTEETLNHLWQHCDSSLQFLQPMCQQKLFRECIVNNQVIYKSI; encoded by the exons ATGGTTTGGGAAAGGGAAAAATCCACGTTCAAGTATTTTCTATGTGGAATCCTTCTCTTACATTCTATGTGTGATCTTGCCTCTCGGGTGCCCAAAATTGAACAG GAATCTCACACCATTCCCAATGACATGGTTCTTCTTCATGCGGTTCTCGTAGCTTGCAGTCTACAATTGTTGACAGTCATTGTTTCTCCACATTACCAAGAGGTTGCTCAAGTATTGACTGCGTATTACAAG GTGTACATATTCAAAGAGGCAGCATTTGTTGCTGTTTGTGTAGATGTCAAGTATCTGCAGACCAACGATTCATCTAGAAGTGCATCCCCTACTACTGAAGAGACCTTGAATCATCTCTGGCAGCACTGTGATTCTTCTCTTCAATTTCTACAGCCCATGTGTCAGCAAAAGTTGTTCCGGGAATGCATTGTTAACAACCAG GTTATTTATAAGTCAATTTGA
- the LOC121746129 gene encoding uncharacterized protein LOC121746129 isoform X1 yields the protein MVWEREKSTFKYFLCGILLLHSMCDLASRVPKIEQESHTIPNDMVLLHAVLVACSLQLLTVIVSPHYQEVAQVLTAYYKVYIFKEAAFVAVCVDVKYLQTNDSSRSASPTTEETLNHLWQHCDSSLQFLQPMCQQKLFRECIVNNQFFLDFTLSSD from the exons ATGGTTTGGGAAAGGGAAAAATCCACGTTCAAGTATTTTCTATGTGGAATCCTTCTCTTACATTCTATGTGTGATCTTGCCTCTCGGGTGCCCAAAATTGAACAG GAATCTCACACCATTCCCAATGACATGGTTCTTCTTCATGCGGTTCTCGTAGCTTGCAGTCTACAATTGTTGACAGTCATTGTTTCTCCACATTACCAAGAGGTTGCTCAAGTATTGACTGCGTATTACAAG GTGTACATATTCAAAGAGGCAGCATTTGTTGCTGTTTGTGTAGATGTCAAGTATCTGCAGACCAACGATTCATCTAGAAGTGCATCCCCTACTACTGAAGAGACCTTGAATCATCTCTGGCAGCACTGTGATTCTTCTCTTCAATTTCTACAGCCCATGTGTCAGCAAAAGTTGTTCCGGGAATGCATTGTTAACAACCAGTTTTTTCTAGATTTTACCCTGTCATCTGATTAG